In a single window of the Melissococcus plutonius ATCC 35311 genome:
- a CDS encoding ABC transporter ATP-binding protein: MKKIVEVNHISKSFGYRYNKVHVLNNISFSIDQGEFVGIMGPSGAGKTTLLNIISTTLLPDAGMIQLNGQNTLRMRDNQLSDFRRKKLGFIFQNFSLIDTLNIKDNILLPLAVDHFPIKEMKRRFMHVTKVLGIEELLTSYPANISIGQRQRVTAARALIIQPELIFADEPTGSLDSKSAAELLRYMSEMNAQDKTTILMVTHDPYTASYCNRILFIKDGTIFSEIHRRGTRKEFFDQVIDMQATIGGSGKANDFQNNMEKD; the protein is encoded by the coding sequence ATGAAGAAAATTGTTGAAGTGAATCATATTAGTAAATCGTTTGGTTATCGTTATAATAAGGTTCATGTATTAAATAATATTTCTTTTTCAATAGACCAAGGTGAATTTGTAGGTATTATGGGTCCAAGCGGCGCAGGCAAAACGACATTATTAAATATTATTTCAACTACCTTACTACCAGATGCAGGTATGATTCAATTAAATGGCCAAAATACTTTGAGGATGAGAGATAATCAGTTAAGTGATTTTAGACGTAAAAAATTAGGATTTATTTTTCAAAATTTTAGCTTGATTGATACATTAAATATAAAGGATAATATTTTATTACCCTTGGCCGTCGATCATTTTCCTATAAAAGAAATGAAACGACGTTTTATGCATGTTACAAAAGTTTTAGGTATCGAGGAATTATTAACCAGCTATCCAGCAAATATTTCAATTGGACAACGTCAACGTGTCACTGCAGCCCGTGCTTTAATTATTCAGCCTGAACTTATTTTTGCAGATGAGCCAACAGGTTCTTTAGACTCTAAATCGGCAGCAGAACTTTTGCGTTATATGTCTGAAATGAATGCCCAAGATAAGACAACTATTTTAATGGTGACACATGATCCTTATACAGCAAGTTATTGTAATCGTATTTTATTTATTAAAGATGGAACAATTTTTTCTGAAATTCATCGTCGAGGAACCAGAAAAGAATTTTTTGATCAGGTGATTGATATGCAGGCAACAATTGGAGGAAGTGGTAAGGCGAATGATTTTCAAAATAACATGGAAAAAGATTGA
- a CDS encoding FtsX-like permease family protein, which yields MLHQLGIAEQEKEQYHLLKHLGVTDKEIAKLVYRQNSLIFFPPMILGLSYAFFVIQLLVKSSYWLTYFSCGILIFIYFVFYLITSAIYLQTIQHKST from the coding sequence ATGCTTCATCAACTTGGTATAGCAGAACAGGAGAAGGAACAATATCATTTACTTAAGCATTTAGGAGTAACAGACAAAGAAATAGCTAAATTGGTTTATCGCCAAAATAGTCTTATTTTTTTTCCACCTATGATATTAGGTCTTTCTTATGCATTTTTTGTCATTCAATTGTTAGTTAAATCTAGTTATTGGCTAACCTATTTTTCTTGTGGCATACTTATTTTTATTTATTTTGTCTTTTATCTGATTACCTCTGCTATTTATCTACAAACGATTCAACATAAAAGTACCTAG
- the nrdG gene encoding anaerobic ribonucleoside-triphosphate reductase activating protein, with product MNNPKPKEWQSTEWSENRIADYKPYTFVDGDGVRNSLYVSGCLFACEGCFNKAIQDFHYGIPFTKELEDTILADLDHPYVQGLTLLGGEPFMNTEVCLAIVKRIRKEFGHTKDIWSWSGYTFEELLKETPDKLELLQLIDILVDGRFILAKRNLNLQFRGSENQRIIDIQKSIQKEKIILWEKCHDAKTSYEQIKKANLI from the coding sequence TTGAATAATCCAAAACCTAAAGAATGGCAATCTACTGAGTGGAGTGAAAATCGGATAGCTGATTATAAACCCTATACTTTTGTAGATGGTGATGGAGTTAGAAATAGTTTATATGTCAGTGGTTGTTTATTTGCTTGTGAAGGATGTTTTAATAAAGCGATTCAAGATTTTCATTATGGTATTCCTTTTACAAAAGAATTGGAAGATACCATCTTAGCTGATTTAGATCATCCCTATGTACAAGGACTAACGCTACTTGGTGGAGAGCCATTTATGAATACAGAAGTTTGTTTAGCTATTGTTAAACGTATCAGAAAAGAATTCGGTCACACTAAAGATATTTGGAGTTGGAGTGGATATACATTTGAAGAACTATTGAAAGAGACACCTGATAAACTGGAATTACTTCAATTAATCGATATTCTGGTAGATGGTCGTTTTATATTGGCTAAACGTAATTTGAATTTACAGTTTCGAGGTAGTGAAAATCAGCGAATCATTGATATTCAAAAATCAATCCAAAAAGAAAAAATCATTCTTTGGGAAAAATGTCATGATGCTAAAACGAGTTATGAACAAATAAAAAAAGCAAACTTAATTTGA
- a CDS encoding teichoic acid D-Ala incorporation-associated protein DltX, translated as MKLLFQQLTANYWIQFFGRTIFYFFIILMLIYLYHYKNIDGGGFIYNEF; from the coding sequence ATGAAATTGCTTTTTCAACAATTGACTGCCAATTATTGGATACAATTTTTTGGTAGAACAATTTTTTATTTTTTCATTATTCTTATGCTAATTTATTTATATCATTATAAGAATATTGATGGTGGAGGCTTCATTTATAACGAGTTTTAA
- the nrdD gene encoding anaerobic ribonucleoside-triphosphate reductase, translating to MEIKQKERTTNDDINLSKIKIIKRDGRLVDFSNKKIYDALMKAERQINGSLDPLAYERIQEILDRVDQEISERFTNNVKIYEIQNIVEHTLLEKNEYELAEAYINYRTRRDFERSKATDINFTIGKLINKDQTIVNENANKDSDVFNTQRDLTAGIVGKSIGLKMLPSHVANAHQKGDIHYHDLDYHPYTPMTNCCLIDFHEMLNNGFKIGNADVESPKSIQTATAQISQIIANVASSQYGGCSADRLDELLAPFAELNYQKHLNDALKWIDSSEKQQQFAKEKTKKDIFDAMQSLEYEINTLFTSNGQTPFTSLGFGLGTNWLEREIQKAILQIRINGLGIEKRTAIFPKLIFTLKRGINLETSDPNYDIKQLALECSTKRMYPDILNYDKIVELTGSFKVPMGCRSFLQGWKDEQNQEVNVGRMNLGVVTLNLPRIALEAQGNKAAFWSLLQERLAIIKDALVFRVDRCKEAAPTNAPILYMYGAFGKRLSSKESVNELFKNRRATVSLGYIGLYEVATSFYGGEWESNPEAKEFTLAILKELKTKADLWGEEYGYHFSVYSTPSESLTDRFCRLDTEKFGIVKNITDKEYYTNSFHYDVRKNPTPFEKLDFEKDYPKYCSGGFIHYCEYPVLQQNPKALETVWDYAYDKVGYLGTNTPIDHCYVCEYEGDFTPTERGFECPSCGNHDPKSCDVVKRTCGYLGNPQARPMVHGRHKEISSRVKHMKKQ from the coding sequence ATGGAAATAAAACAAAAAGAAAGAACAACAAATGATGACATCAATCTATCAAAAATCAAAATTATCAAAAGAGATGGACGTTTAGTTGATTTTTCTAATAAAAAAATTTATGATGCCTTGATGAAAGCAGAAAGACAAATCAATGGTTCTCTAGATCCACTTGCATATGAACGTATTCAAGAAATCCTTGATCGAGTAGATCAAGAAATTTCTGAACGATTTACAAATAATGTGAAAATTTATGAAATTCAAAACATTGTTGAACATACCTTGCTTGAAAAGAATGAATATGAACTTGCTGAAGCCTATATCAATTATCGGACACGTCGAGACTTTGAACGGAGTAAAGCAACAGATATTAATTTTACTATTGGCAAATTAATTAATAAAGACCAAACAATTGTTAACGAAAATGCCAATAAAGATAGTGATGTATTCAATACACAGCGTGATTTAACAGCTGGTATCGTTGGAAAATCTATTGGACTTAAAATGTTACCCTCACATGTGGCAAATGCTCATCAAAAGGGGGACATTCATTATCATGATTTAGATTATCATCCCTATACACCAATGACAAATTGCTGTTTAATTGATTTTCATGAAATGTTGAATAATGGTTTCAAAATTGGTAATGCAGATGTTGAATCACCAAAATCCATTCAAACAGCAACTGCTCAAATTTCCCAGATTATTGCAAATGTTGCTTCTAGTCAATATGGTGGTTGTTCAGCAGATCGTTTGGATGAATTATTAGCTCCATTTGCCGAACTAAATTATCAAAAACACTTAAATGATGCACTAAAATGGATTGATTCTTCAGAAAAGCAGCAACAATTTGCAAAAGAAAAAACAAAAAAAGATATTTTTGATGCCATGCAAAGTTTAGAATATGAAATTAACACGTTATTTACTTCAAATGGCCAAACACCATTTACTTCTTTAGGATTTGGTTTAGGTACAAACTGGTTGGAACGTGAAATTCAAAAAGCCATCTTACAAATTAGAATTAATGGATTAGGCATTGAGAAACGAACAGCCATTTTTCCTAAACTAATCTTTACATTGAAGCGAGGAATAAATTTAGAAACATCAGATCCTAATTATGATATCAAGCAACTAGCTTTAGAATGTTCAACTAAACGGATGTATCCAGATATTTTAAATTATGATAAAATTGTTGAATTAACGGGTAGCTTTAAAGTACCCATGGGTTGTCGATCCTTCTTACAAGGTTGGAAAGATGAACAGAACCAGGAAGTAAACGTTGGTCGTATGAACCTAGGTGTAGTTACATTAAATTTACCACGAATTGCCTTAGAAGCACAAGGAAACAAGGCAGCCTTTTGGTCTTTATTACAGGAACGTTTAGCAATTATAAAGGATGCCTTAGTTTTTCGTGTAGACAGATGTAAAGAAGCTGCACCAACCAATGCGCCAATCCTTTATATGTATGGTGCTTTTGGCAAACGACTTTCTTCTAAAGAGTCTGTGAATGAATTATTTAAAAATCGTCGTGCAACAGTTTCCCTAGGTTACATTGGTCTTTATGAGGTTGCTACTTCTTTTTATGGTGGCGAATGGGAAAGCAATCCTGAAGCAAAAGAGTTTACTCTAGCCATTTTAAAAGAACTAAAAACAAAGGCCGATCTTTGGGGAGAGGAATATGGTTATCATTTTAGTGTTTATTCAACACCAAGTGAAAGTTTAACAGATCGTTTTTGCCGTTTAGATACAGAAAAATTTGGCATTGTTAAAAATATAACTGATAAAGAATACTATACGAATAGTTTTCATTATGATGTTAGAAAAAATCCAACACCTTTTGAAAAATTGGATTTTGAAAAGGACTATCCAAAATATTGTTCTGGTGGATTTATTCATTACTGTGAATATCCCGTCTTACAACAAAATCCAAAAGCTCTAGAAACAGTTTGGGATTATGCTTACGATAAAGTTGGGTATCTAGGTACCAATACTCCAATTGATCATTGCTATGTTTGTGAATACGAAGGTGATTTTACACCAACAGAAAGAGGTTTTGAATGTCCTTCATGTGGAAACCATGATCCAAAATCTTGTGATGTAGTCAAACGCACTTGTGGCTATTTAGGTAATCCACAAGCACGTCCGATGGTTCATGGTCGTCATAAAGAAATTTCTTCTCGTGTCAAACATATGAAAAAGCAATAA
- the dinB gene encoding DNA polymerase IV — protein sequence MRSELRFPLKKDTSRKIIHIDMDAFFASVEERDHPELASHPLVIARHPSDTGGKGVVTTANYIARQYGIHSAMSVKKAYELCPQATFKPGNYQKYSEVSQQIRTIFCRYTDIIEPASIDEAYLDVTINKLHSKSAIKIARLIQQTIWQELQLTCSAGISYNKFLAKLASDYQKPKGLTVILPEEAEDFLKNLAIEKFHGIGKKTVPKMHELGIYTGRDLYHVSEIVLIQHFGKMGYSLYRKVRGIHDAPVDATKDRKSVGKEHTYRKPLATEEQVVTQLRQLAMKVEASLQQAQKHGKTIVLKVRYEDYTTITKRVTLQEYIYMKEDLFYQVQMIWENELEWKKNIRLLGITLTNLAPITYKNISLPLWN from the coding sequence ATGAGAAGCGAGTTAAGATTTCCTTTAAAGAAAGATACCTCAAGAAAAATTATTCATATCGATATGGACGCTTTTTTTGCTTCTGTAGAGGAACGTGATCACCCAGAATTGGCAAGTCACCCACTTGTAATTGCAAGACATCCAAGTGATACTGGTGGCAAAGGAGTAGTTACAACAGCGAATTATATTGCTCGTCAATATGGCATTCATTCGGCTATGAGCGTAAAAAAAGCCTATGAATTATGCCCACAAGCTACTTTTAAACCAGGAAATTATCAAAAATATTCAGAAGTTTCTCAGCAAATTCGCACTATTTTTTGTAGATATACAGATATAATTGAACCTGCTTCCATTGATGAGGCTTATTTAGATGTGACCATTAATAAATTACATAGCAAATCAGCCATTAAAATCGCCCGTTTGATCCAACAAACGATTTGGCAAGAATTACAATTAACTTGTTCAGCAGGTATCAGTTATAATAAATTTTTAGCAAAATTGGCTTCTGACTATCAAAAACCAAAAGGATTAACAGTTATTCTGCCAGAAGAAGCAGAAGATTTTTTGAAAAATCTTGCAATTGAAAAATTTCATGGAATTGGAAAGAAAACAGTTCCTAAAATGCATGAACTTGGCATTTATACTGGAAGAGATCTTTATCATGTCAGTGAGATAGTATTAATCCAGCATTTTGGTAAGATGGGCTATTCTCTATATCGTAAGGTTCGTGGCATTCATGATGCACCGGTAGACGCTACCAAGGATCGTAAATCAGTTGGAAAAGAACATACATATAGAAAGCCTTTAGCAACAGAAGAACAAGTAGTGACACAATTAAGGCAGTTGGCAATGAAAGTAGAAGCCTCTCTTCAACAAGCTCAGAAACATGGAAAGACCATTGTTTTAAAGGTTCGCTATGAAGATTATACAACCATCACTAAACGGGTTACACTACAAGAATATATTTATATGAAAGAAGACTTATTCTACCAAGTACAGATGATTTGGGAAAATGAGCTAGAATGGAAAAAAAATATTCGATTATTAGGAATTACGTTAACAAACTTAGCACCAATAACCTATAAAAATATTTCATTACCACTTTGGAATTAA
- a CDS encoding FtsX-like permease family protein, with the protein MIFKITWKKIESQFLNYSVYFISMIFAVMIYYCFSVIAYNQSLIKSAGKNIPIQGLMFSGNFLVVLMVLVFMLAANHFFLLKRNQEIKVYRLIGMRKSHIFFIFFKEILFLGITALGVGLFLGIIFSKLFLMMLVKAMFLNVNSLFYVSIPAMIQTSIIFIFLLIIILVRSMWVIYHYNLNKHVYHNEYLNNHKFKKVQFVFGVLGIFFILLNYGLIYDMKTYIAKFSLNIVELSILFLYIIGTYLFLRYSILLIVHLFSKIKRNYYQGLQMVVYSNIQLHLKRGKNLLSMATIFIALSLTMISGVTFVYGITMHDIKIQEPIDFIADEAELPRLKQIINQFPNTKIKKKLPYIIR; encoded by the coding sequence ATGATTTTCAAAATAACATGGAAAAAGATTGAGTCACAGTTTTTAAACTACTCTGTTTATTTTATTAGTATGATTTTTGCTGTAATGATTTATTATTGTTTTAGTGTGATTGCTTATAATCAATCTTTGATAAAAAGTGCTGGAAAAAATATACCAATTCAAGGATTAATGTTTTCAGGTAATTTCTTAGTTGTTTTAATGGTTTTAGTATTTATGTTAGCTGCAAATCACTTTTTTTTGTTGAAAAGAAATCAAGAAATTAAGGTTTATCGGTTGATTGGGATGCGCAAAAGTCATATCTTCTTTATTTTCTTTAAAGAAATTTTATTTTTAGGCATTACAGCCCTAGGAGTTGGATTATTTTTAGGCATCATTTTTTCAAAATTATTTTTAATGATGCTAGTTAAAGCGATGTTTTTAAACGTAAATAGTTTGTTCTATGTTTCTATTCCAGCGATGATACAGACAAGTATTATTTTTATATTTTTACTTATAATTATTTTAGTACGCAGTATGTGGGTAATCTATCATTATAATTTAAATAAACATGTTTATCATAATGAATATTTAAACAACCATAAATTTAAAAAAGTACAATTTGTATTTGGTGTATTGGGTATTTTTTTTATATTGTTAAATTATGGTTTAATTTATGACATGAAGACCTATATAGCAAAATTTTCTCTAAATATTGTTGAATTAAGCATTCTATTTTTATATATTATAGGGACCTATCTATTTTTAAGATATAGCATTCTTTTAATTGTTCATTTATTTAGTAAAATTAAAAGAAACTATTATCAAGGATTACAGATGGTGGTGTACAGCAATATTCAATTGCATCTTAAGCGAGGAAAAAATTTGCTTAGTATGGCAACTATTTTTATTGCTCTTTCCTTAACGATGATTAGTGGAGTTACTTTTGTTTATGGCATTACTATGCATGATATAAAGATACAAGAACCAATTGACTTTATTGCTGATGAAGCCGAACTACCTAGACTTAAACAGATAATTAATCAATTTCCTAATACAAAAATAAAAAAGAAGTTACCTTACATTATAAGGTAA